A region from the Thermanaeromonas toyohensis ToBE genome encodes:
- a CDS encoding arginase family protein has protein sequence MYVSLLNTDATLLWQNKLLKAGDALVDLSQVRSLRFMSPRKVLEEVNLNLSQVPVGLSFLGSGDYHHLTLLFLKKIPLPFTLIVLDWHLDLNTAPPGFVSCGSWLREALNLSQVEEVYVLGVQEEMLPGVSGHLRSAGEMVKFKIYPARTFPLAIRVVPQEVEGRMVYISLDKDVLAPPFAWTTWDQGELHPGPIFYLLRSLKNKARVIGVDVCGEYSPTSVVLGPYELAKVQANEIFNIALLKLFTGSKRLKTSAKVV, from the coding sequence ATGTACGTTTCTTTGCTGAATACCGACGCTACCCTGTTATGGCAGAATAAGCTCCTTAAGGCAGGAGATGCCCTGGTAGATTTAAGCCAGGTGCGGAGCCTCCGATTTATGAGCCCTAGGAAGGTCCTAGAGGAAGTAAACCTAAACTTAAGCCAAGTCCCGGTGGGCTTAAGTTTCTTGGGCAGTGGAGATTATCACCATCTTACTTTGCTTTTTTTAAAGAAGATCCCTTTACCGTTTACCTTGATAGTCCTGGATTGGCACCTAGATTTAAATACTGCTCCACCAGGCTTTGTTTCCTGTGGCTCCTGGTTAAGGGAAGCTCTAAATCTTTCTCAGGTGGAGGAAGTTTATGTATTGGGAGTCCAGGAAGAAATGCTACCTGGGGTTTCAGGCCATCTCCGCTCCGCTGGCGAAATGGTTAAGTTTAAGATCTATCCGGCTAGGACTTTCCCGCTAGCGATCCGAGTGGTGCCCCAGGAAGTAGAAGGGCGAATGGTATATATCTCCCTAGATAAAGATGTTTTGGCCCCTCCCTTTGCCTGGACTACTTGGGACCAGGGGGAGCTCCATCCAGGACCTATCTTTTACTTACTTAGGAGTTTAAAAAATAAGGCCCGGGTAATAGGGGTGGATGTTTGCGGGGAGTACAGCCCCACCTCAGTTGTGCTGGGGCCCTATGAGCTAGCCAAAGTACAGGCTAACGAGATTTTTAACATAGCCCTGCTTAAGCTTTTTACGGGCTCCAAGAGACTTAAGACGTCGGCGAAGGTTGTTTAG
- a CDS encoding DMT family transporter — MLFALVLALLSGVAMAVQGSLNAALAKITGLLQATLVVHLTATITVVLLLLFPLSPGSLGKIIQAPWYLLLGGIIGVLITYGVVASIPRAGVALATTAIIVGQVTTALIIDHWGLFGLEKIPFTWWKALGLALLASGACLMLKNM; from the coding sequence ATGCTCTTCGCCCTTGTCTTAGCCCTCCTTTCTGGAGTAGCTATGGCTGTCCAGGGATCTCTAAATGCTGCCTTAGCGAAGATTACAGGGCTCCTCCAAGCTACTTTAGTAGTACACCTTACCGCTACTATTACGGTAGTTCTTCTGCTCCTTTTTCCTTTAAGCCCAGGAAGTTTAGGGAAAATTATCCAGGCCCCTTGGTATTTGCTGTTAGGGGGTATTATAGGAGTTCTTATTACGTATGGAGTGGTGGCCAGTATACCCCGAGCAGGAGTGGCCCTGGCCACTACAGCTATAATAGTAGGGCAGGTTACCACCGCCCTTATTATCGACCACTGGGGCCTTTTTGGATTAGAAAAAATACCGTTTACTTGGTGGAAGGCTTTGGGATTAGCCCTTCTGGCCTCGGGAGCCTGCCTTATGTTGAAGAATATGTAG
- a CDS encoding L,D-transpeptidase family protein: protein MGIYRETMVFTLVLMLTLWLWPYPSALSKERCNCSGENRTLIYTSPPLQGQDVIELQFRLAQLGYYFGPLTGLYDWSTFRAVTNFQRHRGLPVSGEVNSSLWEALRGDIHPTAQATTPGPPAGSTLKILVDTEKLRLYLLVDGQIFREYPIAIGKYSTPSPVGEWKIREKTYETGGPLGTRWLGLNVPWGNYGIHGTNRPWSIGWAASAGCFRMFNEDIEEIFPWIPLGTPVIVKGPYVLPTRPLKPGSQGPEVVSLQARLREKGFYLFGPTDGDYGVMTSLAIKQFQLAQGLKPTGIADKETLEALGFELPLEQEKAR from the coding sequence GTGGGGATATACCGGGAAACTATGGTTTTTACACTTGTCCTAATGCTTACCCTATGGTTATGGCCTTATCCCTCGGCCTTAAGTAAGGAGCGCTGTAACTGTAGCGGAGAAAACCGCACCCTTATCTATACTTCCCCACCCCTCCAAGGGCAGGATGTAATAGAACTGCAATTCCGGCTGGCTCAGCTCGGCTATTATTTTGGCCCGCTCACCGGCTTATATGATTGGAGCACCTTCCGCGCCGTAACAAATTTTCAACGACATCGGGGCCTTCCCGTTTCTGGGGAAGTAAACTCAAGCCTTTGGGAAGCTCTGCGCGGAGATATCCACCCTACAGCCCAGGCCACTACCCCTGGTCCTCCAGCCGGTAGCACCCTCAAAATACTGGTGGATACGGAAAAGCTACGCTTATATCTTTTAGTGGACGGCCAGATATTCCGAGAATACCCTATAGCTATAGGAAAGTATAGCACACCTTCACCTGTGGGAGAATGGAAAATAAGGGAAAAAACCTACGAAACCGGAGGCCCCCTAGGTACCAGGTGGCTAGGGCTTAATGTCCCCTGGGGAAATTACGGTATCCATGGTACCAATCGACCCTGGTCCATAGGCTGGGCAGCCTCCGCTGGTTGTTTTCGCATGTTCAATGAAGATATAGAGGAAATATTTCCTTGGATACCCCTTGGTACACCGGTGATCGTAAAGGGACCTTATGTTTTACCCACCCGACCCCTGAAACCCGGCTCCCAGGGACCCGAAGTGGTAAGTTTACAAGCCCGCCTTAGGGAGAAAGGCTTTTACCTCTTCGGGCCCACAGACGGGGACTATGGAGTCATGACTTCCCTGGCCATAAAGCAGTTCCAGCTGGCCCAAGGTTTAAAACCTACCGGCATAGCTGATAAAGAAACCTTAGAGGCCCTAGGTTTTGAGCTTCCCCTAGAACAAGAAAAAGCAAGATAA
- the ade gene encoding adenine deaminase: MSSTHLAAMTQELVAVATGRLPADVVIRGGKVINVFTGEILNWDIAVKNGRIAMVGDVNHCIGPETKVIEASGFYLAPGFLDGHLHVESSMVTVTQFARAVLPHGTTTIFMDPHEIANVLGLEGVKLMVEEGRNLPLRVYATMPSCVPAAPGLEDAGATFGPEEVATAMQWENIIGLGEMMNFPGVLNGDEGVHGEIRVTLEAGKPVTGHYSLPDIEKGLPAYAAAGICCCHESTRAVDALARMRLGMYAMMREGSAWHDIHETVKSLTEHRIDARRAILVTDDTHPETLLSLGHLDHVVRRAINEGLNPVTAIQAVTLNTAECFGVAQDLGSIAPGRWADIVFLSDLASVKIEKVMVAGRIVAEKGKLTIELPSVNYPPQVKNSVRLKEPLKASHFQIPAPPGRDKVLVRVIRIIEASVLTRHTLVEMEAEDGYLKASPSRDIAKVAVVERHRATGTIALGFVQGFGLKAGAVASTVAHDSHNLLIVGVNEEDMALAGNTLATCGGGLVAVQDGQVLALLPLPVAGLMSDQPVEVVAGQVEEVLKAWRKLGCELVSPFMTMALLSLPVIPELRLTNRGLVDTLEFKFVPVVAE, translated from the coding sequence ATGTCATCCACCCATTTGGCAGCTATGACCCAGGAGCTAGTAGCCGTGGCCACCGGGCGTCTACCTGCCGATGTGGTAATACGCGGGGGTAAAGTTATAAATGTTTTTACCGGAGAGATTTTAAACTGGGATATTGCCGTTAAGAATGGCCGTATCGCTATGGTGGGTGATGTGAATCACTGCATCGGACCGGAAACTAAAGTGATAGAAGCTAGCGGTTTTTACTTGGCTCCGGGTTTCTTGGATGGGCATTTACATGTGGAAAGCAGTATGGTGACGGTAACCCAGTTCGCCCGGGCTGTGTTACCCCACGGTACCACCACTATTTTTATGGATCCCCATGAAATAGCCAATGTTTTGGGCCTGGAAGGGGTTAAACTGATGGTGGAAGAAGGACGTAACCTCCCTTTAAGGGTATATGCCACCATGCCTTCCTGTGTCCCTGCTGCTCCCGGCCTGGAAGATGCTGGGGCGACCTTTGGTCCAGAAGAAGTAGCTACAGCCATGCAATGGGAAAATATAATTGGCCTAGGGGAGATGATGAACTTCCCTGGCGTTCTTAACGGGGATGAGGGTGTCCATGGTGAAATAAGGGTTACCCTGGAAGCGGGTAAACCGGTTACCGGGCATTATTCCCTGCCGGATATAGAAAAGGGTTTGCCCGCTTATGCGGCGGCCGGGATTTGCTGCTGCCATGAATCTACCCGTGCGGTAGACGCCTTAGCCCGGATGCGCCTGGGAATGTATGCTATGATGCGGGAAGGATCCGCCTGGCATGATATCCATGAAACTGTAAAAAGCTTGACGGAACATCGCATCGATGCCCGGCGGGCCATCTTGGTTACCGATGATACCCATCCCGAAACCCTTCTTTCCTTAGGCCACCTGGATCATGTGGTGAGAAGGGCCATTAATGAAGGCTTAAATCCTGTGACCGCTATTCAGGCCGTAACCCTCAACACTGCTGAATGCTTTGGGGTAGCCCAGGATCTAGGGAGTATCGCCCCGGGACGCTGGGCGGACATTGTGTTCCTTTCTGATTTAGCTTCTGTGAAGATCGAAAAGGTTATGGTAGCCGGACGTATAGTGGCTGAGAAAGGCAAGCTTACCATAGAATTGCCCTCCGTTAATTATCCTCCTCAGGTTAAAAATTCAGTACGCTTAAAGGAGCCCCTAAAAGCCTCCCATTTTCAAATACCTGCCCCACCAGGCCGGGACAAGGTATTGGTGCGGGTTATAAGAATAATCGAAGCCAGTGTCCTTACCCGCCATACCTTAGTAGAAATGGAGGCAGAAGACGGGTATTTGAAAGCCTCACCCTCTCGCGATATAGCCAAAGTAGCTGTAGTGGAACGCCACCGGGCGACAGGTACTATTGCGTTGGGTTTTGTACAAGGATTCGGTTTAAAGGCGGGAGCGGTGGCTTCCACTGTAGCCCACGATAGCCACAACCTCTTGATTGTAGGCGTGAATGAAGAAGATATGGCCTTGGCTGGTAATACCTTGGCTACCTGCGGCGGGGGCTTAGTAGCGGTGCAGGACGGCCAAGTGCTGGCCTTGCTCCCTTTACCTGTAGCGGGACTTATGTCTGATCAACCTGTGGAGGTGGTAGCAGGGCAAGTGGAGGAAGTTTTAAAGGCTTGGCGGAAGCTAGGGTGCGAGCTCGTTTCACCCTTTATGACTATGGCTCTCCTGTCTTTACCAGTCATACCCGAGCTTCGGCTCACCAATCGGGGGCTAGTAGATACTTTGGAGTTTAAATTTGTGCCTGTAGTGGCTGAATAA
- a CDS encoding NCS2 family permease → MSGYEGFLERTFKLKENNTTIRTEVLAGFTTFMTMAYIIFVNPAILSTTGMNFGAVLVATILASAVGTLIMAFLANYPIAIAPGMGLNAFFAFTIVKQMGYPWEAALAAVFMSGVIFIILTLTKAREAIVNSIPLSLKLAISAGIGLFIALIGLQSAGIVVSNPDTLVKLGNLHQPSVLLAIVGLIITSALVALRIKGALLLGILITTLLGIPLGITKVEGLKILSLPPSLSPTLGAFTRGLGNLLAAGIIPVIFTLTFVDLFDTLGTLIGVSSKAGLLDEKGHLPRAGQALMSDAIATTVGAILGTSTCVAYIESASGVAEGGRTGLTSLVVALLFLASLFFSPLVGMVPAVATAPVLIIVGIFMMEPIMKIDFTNFLEAAPAFLTMAIMPFTYDIAQGIVWGVLAYVFLHLITGQAKKVSLTMWILAVLFLIRFFV, encoded by the coding sequence ATGTCCGGGTACGAAGGATTTCTGGAGAGGACTTTTAAACTAAAGGAAAATAATACCACGATCCGCACCGAGGTGTTAGCCGGTTTTACTACTTTCATGACCATGGCTTATATCATATTTGTAAATCCAGCCATCTTAAGCACCACCGGTATGAATTTTGGGGCCGTACTGGTAGCCACCATACTGGCTAGCGCAGTGGGTACTTTAATCATGGCCTTTTTGGCCAATTATCCCATTGCTATAGCCCCAGGTATGGGCTTAAATGCCTTCTTCGCTTTTACCATCGTCAAGCAAATGGGCTATCCCTGGGAAGCAGCTCTGGCTGCTGTGTTCATGAGCGGCGTCATCTTTATCATCTTGACCTTAACCAAGGCGCGGGAAGCTATTGTCAACTCCATTCCCCTCTCCCTTAAACTGGCCATCAGCGCTGGTATAGGCCTCTTTATAGCCCTCATCGGCCTGCAAAGCGCAGGTATAGTAGTATCCAATCCTGATACTCTAGTAAAGCTGGGGAACCTCCATCAGCCTTCAGTATTGCTAGCCATCGTAGGGCTCATCATCACCTCTGCTCTGGTGGCCCTGCGCATTAAAGGAGCCCTCTTATTGGGGATCCTCATCACCACTTTGTTGGGAATACCTCTAGGAATCACTAAAGTCGAAGGTTTGAAGATACTTAGCCTCCCGCCCAGTCTCTCTCCTACTTTGGGAGCTTTCACCCGGGGCTTGGGTAATCTCTTGGCAGCAGGAATTATACCTGTAATCTTTACCCTCACTTTCGTGGATCTCTTCGATACCCTGGGCACTCTAATTGGAGTAAGCAGCAAAGCAGGGCTTTTGGACGAAAAGGGGCACTTGCCCCGGGCAGGACAAGCCCTGATGTCCGATGCCATCGCCACCACGGTAGGTGCCATACTTGGAACCAGTACCTGCGTAGCCTACATTGAAAGCGCCTCCGGGGTAGCCGAGGGCGGCCGGACTGGTTTAACTTCTTTAGTAGTAGCTTTGCTCTTCTTAGCTTCCCTTTTCTTCTCTCCGCTGGTGGGTATGGTCCCGGCCGTGGCCACAGCACCCGTCTTAATCATCGTAGGTATTTTTATGATGGAACCTATAATGAAGATCGATTTTACTAACTTCTTAGAGGCGGCTCCAGCCTTTTTGACTATGGCCATCATGCCCTTCACCTACGATATAGCTCAAGGTATTGTCTGGGGTGTACTGGCTTACGTATTCTTACACCTTATCACTGGCCAGGCTAAAAAAGTAAGCTTAACTATGTGGATTCTAGCGGTCTTATTCCTTATACGTTTCTTCGTTTAA
- a CDS encoding UbiX family flavin prenyltransferase, protein MRLIVAMTGATGAIYGIRLLEVLKEKGLETHLILSRWAEETIKMETSWTVEAVRKLAAAFYCEDDLGAALASGSFRHQGMIIVPCSMKTLASIAHGLAINLISRAADVTLKEGRKLILVPRETPLNAIHLENMLRLARLGAVILPPMPAFYHHPRSLQDLVDHLIGRILDQLDIEHGLYQRWPGAALAREEKS, encoded by the coding sequence ATGCGGTTGATAGTGGCCATGACCGGGGCTACAGGAGCCATTTATGGCATAAGGCTTCTGGAGGTACTAAAGGAGAAAGGCTTAGAGACGCATCTTATTTTAAGTCGCTGGGCGGAAGAAACTATAAAAATGGAAACTTCTTGGACAGTGGAAGCTGTGCGGAAACTGGCGGCTGCCTTTTACTGTGAGGATGACTTAGGAGCAGCCCTGGCCAGCGGTTCCTTTAGGCACCAGGGCATGATTATTGTACCTTGTAGTATGAAGACCTTGGCCTCGATAGCCCACGGCTTAGCTATAAACCTTATAAGCCGTGCAGCGGATGTAACGTTAAAAGAAGGTCGGAAACTTATTTTAGTTCCCCGGGAGACCCCTTTAAATGCTATCCATTTGGAAAATATGTTAAGGCTTGCCCGCCTGGGGGCTGTTATTTTGCCACCTATGCCTGCCTTCTATCATCATCCCCGGAGCTTACAAGATCTAGTAGATCACTTGATAGGCCGTATCCTGGATCAGCTGGATATAGAGCATGGGCTCTACCAGCGCTGGCCGGGAGCGGCTCTTGCTAGGGAGGAGAAATCTTGA